The sequence TGGTTTTGGTTGTTTTGCTTCAGATGTTATTAATGTAAATATTCATGCTTTACCAACGGTTGAATTAGGTGCATCAATTGATTTTTGTACAGGAGAAAATGTTACACTTGATGCCGGTAATCCGGGTGCTACATATTTATGGAGTACGGGTGCAACTACACAAACAATTACAACTTCTACCCCGGGCACTTATTCAGTTACCGTAACAAATGCATTTGGTTGTGATAAATCAGATAATATTACTTTAACCGAACATGCTGCACCAATAGTAGATTTAGGTGCTGATATAATTGTTTGCGCTGATGAATTAATTATTTTAGATGCTGAAAATCCAGGTGCTAATTACGCATGGAATACAGGTGCTTTTACACAAACCATTACTGTAACCGAAAGTGGAAATTATGGTGTTGTAGTAACAAATGCTTTTGGTTGCAGCGATAATGATTTGGTAAATATTGTAATACATGATTTACCTGTTTTAGACTTAGGAACCACTTTACAATTTTGCGAAAATACCGATATCACTTTAGATGCAGAAAATATCGGTTCAACATATTTATGGAACACGGGTGCCACCACACAAACCATCACCACTGCTATTCCCGGCACATTTAGTGTTACCGTTACCAATGCAAATGGATGTATTGCTTTTGATGAAGTAGACGTAACTGTTTTACCTGCTCCTGTTATTGATTTAGGAATTGATACCGGCTTTTGCGCAGGCTCAACATTTACGATTAACGCTACAACTCCGGATGTTTCCTATTTGTGGAACACCGGAGCCACTACTTCAACAATTAATGTAAATACTCCGGGTTTGTTTTCTGTAATTATTACAAACGGTTTTGGCTGCAGCGATACAGATGCAATTAATTTAATTGAATATGATTTACCGGTTGTAAATTTAGGTGATGATGATTCGTATTGTTCAGGTGAAGCGATTTTGTTGGATGCAACAAATCCCGATTGCACCTATTTATGGAATACTGGCGCCACAACGCCAACATTATATATAACTGAAAGTGGTACTTTTAGTGTAACAGTTACTAACGCTCAAGGTTGTTCAGCCTTTGATGAAATTAATATTATTGTAAATCCATTACCGGTTGCAGATTTAGGACCCGATGTTACCACTTGTGCAGAGGTTCCTGTTTTACTGGATGCCACTACGCCATTCTGTTCATATTTATGGAGCACAGGTGAAACTACTGCTACCATATTAGTTTCTGAACCGGGTTTGTATACTGTAGCAATCACAAATTCATTTGGGTGTTTTATTATTGATTCCATTCATATTTTTAATTATGCTCCTACAGCAGTTGCATTAATACTACCTTTTGAAACAATATGTAATAATATTGCGCCATTTACGCTTACAGGCGGAACTCCGGATGGTGGAATTTATTCGGGTGATGGTGTTACGGATAACATTTTTAATGCCAATGAAGCCGGTGCAGGAACACATGTAATCACTTATTCGTATACCGATATAAACGGTTGTACAACTACTGCAGAACAAAGCATAACAGTTACTATTTGTCAGGAAGTTGAAACCGGTGCGGAGGGCAGCATTACACTTTATCCAAATCCTGCGATGAATCAATTTATCATTGAAAATACTACACATCAACACTTAGAAAATATTGCTATTTATAATGCAAACGGAGATTTAGTTTTCAGTGAAATCAATATTGCTGTCGGATCTCCTGTCCAATCAGTTGATATACAACATTTACCTTCCGGTTACTATCAGGTTAAATTGAATGGAACAATTGTATTACCGTTGATTATCAGCAAATAAATTCCGGACTCACCCTTAAAAAATATTGCAATAAAAAAGAGGCTGTCCTGTTGGGGCAGCCTCTTTTTTTAAATTAAATATGATTTATTGTGGTTCCAGAATCAATGAAACTTTATTAAAGTTTGCTGCTGCATTAATTACTTTTCTGTAATCTTCATATTCTGAAACAGGAAGTACAATTACTTTGTAATATTCATCAATTACTACTTTAACGGTATTTCCGGTTACTGTGTAATTAGAAGTAAATGTCATTGTACGTTCGCCATTTTTTTCCTGGAAAACATCTATTTTAAGATCATCAAGATTTGTGCATTTATAGCCTTCAGGCATTACAAAAGTAAGTTCGCGGTGATACCATCTGTTAAAACCGTTTTCTACTTCTAAAACCCTTTCCTTTTCCTGATAAATTTCAGCTTGTGGGCCAATGAGTAAACCGATATTAAACAAATATTGGTTACCTGCTTTTTCTACAAATTGTGATGAATGAAAAGTTGCTTTGGTAACTAACGGTTTCAAACCAAAATAAATACCACCGGCATTTTCAAGTGTAACCTGAATGTCTTCAGCTTTTTCTGCAATTTGTTTAACCTGTGCTTCTGAAACTTCTTTTTTATTATCTTCATCCAGGTAATCATAAACAACCTGGGTAGATTGTGCATAATATCCGGTTTCTTTTAAGGTTAAGGTATACAGCGGGTTGTCGATGTCTTTATTTAAATCAACTTCCATACTGATATTATTTTGTGTTTTATCGTATGGCAATGCATCAATAAAGTTCACTTTAGCAACAGCAGTTTTAAAATCACCTACTTCCACCGGTTTAATATATACTGCATAATTATATTGTAATCCTGATGTAATAAATCCTAAGCGTGAAAACACACTGCTTGGTTCCATGTGCATATTCAGATCGGGGAAATAAATCAGGTATTCATCAAGGTAGCTATAACTTTCAAAATCTTTGTCGAAACGTTCATCAAAGCGGTTTGTTGTAATGGCAATCTGGTGTTCAATACCCAGTGACTGGAATATGGCAACATATAATCTTAACATACCAAACTGGGTACCGATTTTTCCATCAATTACCCCTTCAAGATCGCTATATTGCGGGATGTAAAATTCAATTACATTAAAATTTGTTTTAAGGTATTGTTCAATTGCCCTGATTTTGTCCTCCTCTGTGAGGGCAAGTTTCAGATCCATAGATTTAATTAGCTTTTGCAGCTTTTTATTGGTGCCGCCGGAAATTTCGCCATACATCGCAGCATAAACATCTTCTGCATATTTGCTATAACGGTAGAAATCGCTTTTGTTGTTCGACTTATTTGCTTGTAGTTTGTAAACAAGAAACATTTCATTGGCATCCACATTGGCAAAATCTTCCTCGGCTAAACCTGCAATTTCAGGCATCGTTACTGAATAAATATTTACATCATTATTAGCAGAGTCCAAGGCAACATCGGGTAAACCATTATAAGATTTAAATGCAAAAACCAGATTTGCAGGAGAAATTAATTTAAACTCAACATTTTTTTTCAATACAGCACCCTGTAAAGTTGAACGTGAACCGGAAAGTTCAGGTGATTCTTTTAACAAGAAAAAATATTCAATTTCACTACCTAAATCAACCCCTTCCAATGCAAAATATTTCAACTTACGCTGCGACTCTTCATCAACAGATTCTTTCACATCTCGTTCACCAAGTGTTTTTACTTCGCCTTTGCTGTTGATTACGCGCACCTTCTGACGAATCATATCACTTTCATCATAATACGGTAAGTATAATTTATTATTATCAGATATTGCATCATCTGAATTTACGCGTATAATAACGTGATGAACATAAGTACATTCGAGTTCACCCTTATCATTATACGTGAAATCATAAACCAGTTTATCTTTTAAAATTACTTCCGGCAAAGCAGCTTCTTCGGTAGTAAGATCGTGCAGTTTAGGGCTCTTTTCCCAATCATATTTATCAATAGTTTCAACCTGCGCATAGGTTGATACCAAAGTGAATCCAAAAATGAGGGCGGTTAGTGTTTTTTTCATGTTATTTCTTTTTAAATATTACTACTTCGTTATAAGCGCTGTTAATTTGTTTAATCATAGCATTCCACTCAGCAAAATGCGTTTGGTCGAGCAGCAGGAAATCAATAATGATATTGGAAGTCATTATCAGTTGATTGCCAACTTGTTCATATTTGATAGTATAATTGAATAAACTATTGGCGTAAACCGAATTTTCAGGCAAATGGTCTACAACATAACCTT comes from Bacteroidota bacterium and encodes:
- a CDS encoding DUF3857 domain-containing protein, with the translated sequence MKKTLTALIFGFTLVSTYAQVETIDKYDWEKSPKLHDLTTEEAALPEVILKDKLVYDFTYNDKGELECTYVHHVIIRVNSDDAISDNNKLYLPYYDESDMIRQKVRVINSKGEVKTLGERDVKESVDEESQRKLKYFALEGVDLGSEIEYFFLLKESPELSGSRSTLQGAVLKKNVEFKLISPANLVFAFKSYNGLPDVALDSANNDVNIYSVTMPEIAGLAEEDFANVDANEMFLVYKLQANKSNNKSDFYRYSKYAEDVYAAMYGEISGGTNKKLQKLIKSMDLKLALTEEDKIRAIEQYLKTNFNVIEFYIPQYSDLEGVIDGKIGTQFGMLRLYVAIFQSLGIEHQIAITTNRFDERFDKDFESYSYLDEYLIYFPDLNMHMEPSSVFSRLGFITSGLQYNYAVYIKPVEVGDFKTAVAKVNFIDALPYDKTQNNISMEVDLNKDIDNPLYTLTLKETGYYAQSTQVVYDYLDEDNKKEVSEAQVKQIAEKAEDIQVTLENAGGIYFGLKPLVTKATFHSSQFVEKAGNQYLFNIGLLIGPQAEIYQEKERVLEVENGFNRWYHRELTFVMPEGYKCTNLDDLKIDVFQEKNGERTMTFTSNYTVTGNTVKVVIDEYYKVIVLPVSEYEDYRKVINAAANFNKVSLILEPQ